ATGGCGGGTGCATCCAACGCGTCCGTGGCGCCGCCAGCGACCCTGCGCGTGTTGCTTGCGTCGCAGAGGACTCCGTTCGACGCCTGTGTCGGCTGGCAGGAATTGTCGGCCCGGGGCAACTTGGTCGAGACCGCGGGCATTGAAGAGACGCTGTGGCTTTGGCCGTTGGAGGGTTATGACGTCCTTCTGGTGGACGCTTCCGACCAACCCCAGGAAGCGATGGAATTGTGCCATCTGGTCAAACGCATGAGTCCGACCCAGCGGGTCGTGGTCATGCTGGGAGAAGTCACCGATGCCGATCCTCAGCAGTTCGAGGCGGACGCCATCCTGGCCGCAGGCCCCATCGAGAGCCAGTTTCTCTCCGTGGCCGATCTCCTGGTCCCCAACTGGTCGCTGGCAGCGGCAACGGACACCCGGAAGACGGTCACAGGCGCCCAAGCAGGACTTGGGCGCGTCGGCAACCATTCTTTGCGCCGTTGAAAGCCGGGATTGCAGCTGGGCCCGTTGCCGCGTCCAGCCGCCGCCTTCCTTTGCTGTCAACGCGGGCTTTGGCGGCGGCAACAAGAAAGCCCGCCGATCCAACGGCGGGCTCTGGGTCCATTCGAGCTACTTTGCCGGCATGTAACTCAGATCGGCCCTGTACTCCAGTATCTCGGAAACCGTGTAGTCGATCGCTTCGCGCACCGTTTGCAGGGTTTTGTCCTCGTTTCCGTAGGCTTGCTTGAGCATGTCCACCAGCGACTGTTGGGGTCCCTGCATGTCCGCCCAAGAATTGCGGTCGGTGACCAGCACGAAGTGAGGTCCCTTTCCACCATTGGCCAGTTGATACCAGCGCGAAGGCTTCGACGGGTACTTGGTCTGGGCGATAGCGGCGTTGATCCTCTTGACCCCCTCGCTGAATTGCGTCACTCCGGCAGTTTTCACGAAGAAGTGGACGACAGTGACCATCTTGGCCGGCGTAGCCGGCTCGGGCGCGGAACTTAAGTCGCTGCGCAGGACGTAATACGACGACTCATTCGATGCGATGGTCGGTGCCAGGGTCTTCTCGCGGTCCGCCGCATCGCGCTTGTCGAAGGCATCGTGACCGTCCATGTCTTTCCAGGTCAACCCGCAGGTCGCGGTCAGATACTTGTCAGTGCCGGGCCCGGTCGAGATCGACCAGACCATGATCGCATTCTTGTCTTTCTCGGCCTGGTGGAACCCGTTGTGCTTCTTGCGGGCATCCTCGAATTGCTTGGCGGCCCCGGGTTTTGGGGTCGTCACGTTGACTTCGCAGACCTTGTCCGGGCCCGCCTGCGTCCACCCCAGCGAAGCGCTTAATACCAGTAACGCAGCGCACAAGAATCCATGCTTCCTCATGTTTGTTCTCCTTCTCCACATTCAAGTATGGGAGCGAATGAAAGGTTCCTTCGTGGCAGTATTCCGGGACGGAGTGGCCGCGCACCTGCGAACCGAGTCAGATTGCCAAGTTAGGCTCAGGAACCGTACGCGGAGATGCAGCGCGTGTCAAACCGATCATGGCGATCGAACTGGGCTAGTTGGCGCTTTCGGCCGCGGCCTTGGCCGGCTTGCGGAACCCGATGGGCATGCTCTCCAGCAGGGCGCGCACGCTGCTCTCGTCATGGGCGCTGGCGGCCGCCTCCAGCCGCTCCAGGCCTTCCTCGAAGCCGGCGGGGATGCCGAGCGCGTCGATCGACATGACCCGCGGGAACGCGGTCGCGCTGACCTGCGCTTCCTCGCTCCACAGCTTCTCTTCCAGCTTCTCGCCCGGGCGGGCGCCCACGAAGCGGATCTCGACGTCCTTGTCCGGGCGCAGCCCCGACATCTCCACCAGCTTGCGGGCCAGCGCCGTGATCTTCATCGGGTCCCCCATGTCGAGCATGTAGATCTCGCCCTTGGAGCCCAGGGTGGCCGCCTGCAACACCAGTTGCACGGCCTCGGGGATGGTCATGAAGTAGCGGGTCATCTCCGGGTCGGTGATGGTGAGCGGCTCGCCGGCGGCGATCTGGCGCAGGAAGATGGGCACCACGCTGCCCCGGCTGCCTACCACGTTGCCGAAACGCACGCAGGCCATGCGAGTGTCGCCGCGCCGCCGCCCGATCTGCGCCGCTTGCGACTGCACCAGCAACTCCGCGATCCGCTTGCTGGCGCCCATGACGCTGGTCGGCGCCACCGCTTTGTCGGTGGAGATCATCAGGAAACGCTCGGCATGGTAGGCGACCGCGTTCTCCGCCAGTTCCCGCGTGCCGAACACGTTGTTCAGCACCGCCTCGCAGCAGTTCTCCTCCATCACCGGCACGTGCTTGTAGGCGGCGGCGTGCAGCACGATATGCGGCCGGTACAGCTCGAAGAGGCGCTGCAGCTGCACCCGGTCGCGGACGTCGCCCACCCGCTGGAACACCTGCGCCTTCAGGTCCGCGCGTCCGGCGAGCTCGCGGTTCACTTCGAAGATCGAGTTCTCGTCGCGGTCGAGCAGGATGATGGAAGCCACCGGCAGGCCGGCCACCTGACGCGCCAGTTCCGAGCCGATCGACCCGCCGGCGCCGGTGATC
The genomic region above belongs to Terriglobales bacterium and contains:
- a CDS encoding nucleoside-diphosphate sugar epimerase/dehydratase, encoding MSRPEREAASYIQRVMELLPSGFFSRTTQFLFDAIACAISLYLAYQLRFDSAVPPMHRMVMWAWMLLLPVMRPALMWALGGYDRIWRYFNLHDGLVLAVTSLPPTMFMALVRFGLWRSLWMAQVPVGVIVIEYLLFVGVAGTVRSLRRMSFEAALGSGPRLRALIVGTEGSLPAALRHISSHHEISVVGLLAPDAKLHGLRIGGFWVLGEPAVLGRLLTSGAVDLVLIADAGLDSIGDLVATATEFGVDVRLLPSAENVMKGDVRVSTSPRPEDVLQDRAVLAEPHPNVVEAFRSRVVLITGAGGSIGSELARQVAGLPVASIILLDRDENSIFEVNRELAGRADLKAQVFQRVGDVRDRVQLQRLFELYRPHIVLHAAAYKHVPVMEENCCEAVLNNVFGTRELAENAVAYHAERFLMISTDKAVAPTSVMGASKRIAELLVQSQAAQIGRRRGDTRMACVRFGNVVGSRGSVVPIFLRQIAAGEPLTITDPEMTRYFMTIPEAVQLVLQAATLGSKGEIYMLDMGDPMKITALARKLVEMSGLRPDKDVEIRFVGARPGEKLEEKLWSEEAQVSATAFPRVMSIDALGIPAGFEEGLERLEAAASAHDESSVRALLESMPIGFRKPAKAAAESAN